A stretch of DNA from Microlunatus sp. Gsoil 973:
GTGGTCAGCTCGGCAGAGACGCTGCACCGCTTCGCACCGGGGTTGGTCAGCGTGGAGATCGCTCGCGTCCTGCGGCCCGGCGGCAGGCTGGTGGCGGTCTACCTCACCCGCGACGACACGGTTCCGTGGGTGAAGAAGCTCGCCCGAATCCTCCAGGAGGTTGATCCCGACGCGATGAGCGGCGATTTCGGCCAGGGCTCGGTCGAGGCGATGGCACAGACGCCGTACTTCACAGACCTGGAGCGACGGAACTTCCGCAACTGGTTGCCGATCGACCGACCCGGCTTGCTGGACATGGTCGTCAGCCGTCCGGCGACCGCCGAACTGGACGATTCACGCCGGGCCGCACTGCTGAAGGAGGTCGGCGGCCTCTATGACAACTACGCGCGGTCACCCGAACCGCTGTTACTACCCTTCCAGGCCTCCTGTTGGCGGGCCCGGGTCGACCACCAGGAGCTTGCCCTGACCAGCGGTGAGGACGGGTTGGACATTCCGCTGGGTCTGTGAGCCGGCTGCGCACTGTCGGAAGCCCGACGTACCGTTCCTGCCATGGCTGATCCGGGAGTGCGCACTGGCGAGGACATCCTCGACGAGGATTGGTACGGCAATGAGCTGGACGGGCTGCGGTTCGTCGACTGTCGATTCAGCCGCGTCGACTTCACCGAGGTCCGCAGCCGCAACGTGATCTTCGATGCGTGTCGCTTCGGCAATTGCGCCTTCAACGCCTCGGAACACCACGAGACCAGCTTCGTCGCGTGCACCTTCGCGCGCAGTTCGTTCTTCTCGGCCACTCTGTCCGGCTGCAAACTGTCCGGATCGATCTTCACCGACTGCGAGTTTCACCCGATCACGATCAAGGGTGGGCTGTGGCAGGGGGTCACGTTACGCGGCGCGGATCTGACCAAGATCGACTTCACCGGAGTGGACTTCCGGGACGCCGATCTGTCCGATTCCGATTTCGGCGGAGCGACACTGCGGTCGGCCAATCTCAGCCTTGCGACCGTACGCAACACCCGGTTCGTCGACGCCGATCTGACCGGCTGCACCCTCGACGGCGTCGATCTCACGGCAGCGGTCCTGGGCAACACCCATGTCGACATCGCCGGCGCGATCACCATCGCAGCCGCGCACGGTGCGGTGCTCGACTGATCAGCCGGATCGCCGGAAGCGACGAGCCAGCCGCTGCAGTGGTCCTCCGGTGTCGGCCTGGGCCTTGGTCCGGGCCTCGGCTTCGGCACGGGCCTCGGCTTCCGCCCGGGCAACCGACGCCTGCAGGGCCGCCTCGCGGGCCGCAGCTTCCTCAGCCTCCCGGGCGGCCTGCGCCTCTGCCTCGGCGCGGTCGATCTCGGCGCGGCGGGCAGCGAGTTGGGCCTCCCGCGCCTCGCGTTCGGCCTCCAGTCGAAGCTGCTTGCGCTCCCGGCGCCCCTCCACCAGCCGATAGAGCACCGG
This window harbors:
- a CDS encoding class I SAM-dependent methyltransferase, giving the protein MPDQRRAPFPEAAISWMLGDSPQRLLDLGSGRGRLARMAAAAGHRVHALDRSASVIGRLAPRVPTGLHVVAQAESLPFADQTFDVVSSAETLHRFAPGLVSVEIARVLRPGGRLVAVYLTRDDTVPWVKKLARILQEVDPDAMSGDFGQGSVEAMAQTPYFTDLERRNFRNWLPIDRPGLLDMVVSRPATAELDDSRRAALLKEVGGLYDNYARSPEPLLLPFQASCWRARVDHQELALTSGEDGLDIPLGL
- a CDS encoding pentapeptide repeat-containing protein; protein product: MADPGVRTGEDILDEDWYGNELDGLRFVDCRFSRVDFTEVRSRNVIFDACRFGNCAFNASEHHETSFVACTFARSSFFSATLSGCKLSGSIFTDCEFHPITIKGGLWQGVTLRGADLTKIDFTGVDFRDADLSDSDFGGATLRSANLSLATVRNTRFVDADLTGCTLDGVDLTAAVLGNTHVDIAGAITIAAAHGAVLD